From Rhodospirillaceae bacterium, a single genomic window includes:
- the fliI gene encoding flagellum-specific ATP synthase FliI (involved in type III protein export during flagellum assembly): MHPIPLTIPSEDGRFSEFDRIPPYRLYGRVTAVLGMMIEIGGVQNALAIGDRCRILGREKSAVVAEVIGFRNGRALLMPFGSLDGVGLGCKAELVDTEPVVYPSSGWLGRVVNAMGEPVDGRGSLSQGAMAYRLRAAPPHANERQRVGGKLDLGIRSINTFLTCCQGQRMGIFSGSGVGKSILLSMMARCSTADINVIGLIGERGREVQEFIEDYLGPEGLARSVIVVATSDESPLLRRQAAYLTLTLSEYFRDRGKHVLCLMDSITRVAMAQREIGLTAGEPPASKGYTPSVFAELPKLLERAGPGRKGEGTISGLFTVLVEGDDHNEPIADAVRGILDGHIVLDRAIAERGRFPPVHILRSVSRVMPGCNNDEENALVRRARMLISTYEDMADMIRIGAYRKGSDPKTDEALYYYPLLENFLRQDRNEPTSLQDGYDGLSKILNKTPEISEEGAS; encoded by the coding sequence TGACCGGATTCCGCCCTATCGCCTCTATGGGCGCGTGACCGCCGTCCTTGGAATGATGATCGAGATCGGCGGGGTCCAGAACGCCCTTGCCATCGGCGACAGGTGCCGGATTCTGGGTCGGGAGAAAAGCGCGGTTGTTGCTGAGGTTATTGGGTTTCGCAATGGCCGTGCCTTGCTTATGCCCTTCGGTTCGCTGGATGGCGTTGGACTGGGCTGCAAGGCGGAATTGGTGGATACCGAGCCGGTCGTCTATCCTTCCAGCGGGTGGCTGGGGCGTGTTGTGAACGCGATGGGCGAGCCCGTCGATGGCCGCGGATCCTTGTCTCAGGGCGCTATGGCCTACCGTTTGCGCGCGGCGCCGCCCCATGCGAACGAGCGTCAGCGGGTGGGCGGCAAGCTTGATCTTGGCATTCGATCGATCAACACCTTTCTCACCTGCTGCCAGGGGCAACGGATGGGAATTTTTTCCGGTTCTGGTGTCGGGAAGTCTATCCTTCTGTCGATGATGGCGCGTTGTTCAACTGCCGACATCAATGTCATCGGTCTTATTGGTGAACGTGGCCGGGAGGTGCAGGAATTCATCGAAGATTATCTGGGGCCGGAAGGACTTGCCCGCAGTGTTATCGTCGTTGCAACGTCGGACGAATCGCCGCTTCTTCGTCGCCAAGCGGCTTACCTTACGCTTACGCTTTCCGAATATTTCCGGGACCGTGGCAAGCATGTGCTCTGCCTGATGGACAGCATCACACGCGTTGCAATGGCCCAGCGCGAGATCGGCCTTACGGCGGGCGAGCCACCTGCCAGCAAGGGATATACGCCAAGCGTGTTTGCCGAGCTTCCGAAGCTTCTTGAACGCGCCGGCCCTGGCCGTAAGGGTGAGGGAACTATTAGTGGATTGTTCACGGTGTTGGTCGAAGGCGACGACCATAATGAGCCGATAGCCGACGCCGTACGCGGAATTCTTGATGGGCATATCGTACTCGATCGGGCGATCGCAGAGCGGGGGCGCTTTCCGCCCGTGCATATTTTGCGGAGCGTTTCTCGCGTGATGCCCGGTTGCAACAACGACGAAGAAAACGCGCTGGTCCGTCGCGCCCGAATGCTGATTTCAACCTATGAGGACATGGCCGACATGATCCGGATTGGTGCGTATCGAAAGGGCAGCGATCCGAAAACGGATGAAGCCCTTTATTATTATCCTCTTTTAGAGAATTTTCTTCGCCAGGACAGGAATGAGCCCACGAGTCTGCAGGACGGCTATGATGGGCTATCAAAAATCCTGAACAAAACGCCGGAAATATCCGAAGAAGGTGCATCGTGA